In Bradyrhizobium guangxiense, the following are encoded in one genomic region:
- a CDS encoding DUF5680 domain-containing protein, whose protein sequence is MLSIPPDLAAFLVEAKRRTYAGLDDDATVATPLLSGSKQLEHRAPPFAYRDIYFGMGFFVGQETVSRDDRVVWSMSYSGGVRAEIRDRDSILATYKFLRQALLGVSIEQPYRGPRLFEQDGMIYRNDVEGALDRFGGVETIAGQDGTLLYELRYGGGLLR, encoded by the coding sequence ATGCTGTCCATTCCACCCGATCTCGCGGCGTTCCTGGTCGAGGCCAAGCGGCGCACCTATGCCGGCCTCGACGACGATGCCACCGTGGCGACGCCGCTGCTGTCGGGCTCAAAGCAGCTCGAGCACCGCGCGCCGCCCTTTGCCTATCGCGATATCTATTTCGGGATGGGATTTTTCGTCGGGCAGGAGACCGTCTCGCGGGACGACCGCGTCGTCTGGTCGATGAGCTACAGCGGCGGCGTCCGTGCAGAGATCAGGGATCGGGACAGCATCCTCGCGACCTACAAATTCCTGCGCCAGGCGCTGCTGGGCGTAAGCATCGAGCAGCCCTATCGGGGGCCACGCCTGTTCGAACAGGATGGCATGATCTATCGCAACGACGTCGAAGGCGCGCTCGATCGATTTGGCGGGGTTGAGACGATCGCGGGGCAGGACGGCACTTTGCTGTACGAGCTGCGCTATGGGGGTGGCCTGCTGCGATAA
- a CDS encoding serine hydrolase — protein sequence MNTSADMPNSALAALIPDVDRLATEAMAVWKVPGVALAIVQDGDVALTRAYGQRDVEADLPVTPQTHFVICSITKSFTATAVALLHNDGLLDWSKPVRDYLPEFRLSDAVATERVTIRDLLSHQSGLPRHDWIHMPGDLSPAEMLPLMRHLELSRDIRAAWQYNNLCYNVAGLLIERLSGQSFEAFLRRRLTDRLRMNVSFSVDELEVGPEPARPYMIDVNTRLPALRLPIRTTAAGAINTSVADLANWMRLHLGKGEFAGERLLPVELIGQLHAPLAFVAKSEFSEFGHGHYALGFQTNTYQGERIVSHSGGWIGWGTLMTLGPDAGIGVAVLTNRSPSEVTSILTYYIIDRLRGREPVDWLARFRKMRDDFIAHIPADKEAREKTRHKDTKPAHELAAYAADYAHPAYGVISIREQEGALHWSWRGMSAPLSHRHFETFVTPEIVGELHPDNLPISFQTDRDGNIVHLSAPLEPMVKDIVFERQAAGACTDPAFRQRCAGHFRSGSVNHHVILDPDGRLLLKPDFQPTYRLEPQQGRRFSIVELDGFAVEFRGEHDQIDQIVFHQPNGVFVADRIADQE from the coding sequence ATGAACACATCTGCCGACATGCCAAATTCCGCGCTTGCGGCTCTCATTCCCGACGTCGATCGGCTCGCGACGGAGGCGATGGCGGTCTGGAAGGTGCCGGGCGTTGCGCTTGCCATCGTGCAGGACGGTGACGTCGCGCTCACGCGCGCCTATGGCCAGCGCGATGTCGAGGCCGATCTGCCGGTTACGCCGCAGACGCATTTCGTGATCTGCTCGATCACCAAGTCGTTCACCGCTACCGCGGTCGCGCTGCTGCATAATGACGGCTTGCTCGACTGGAGCAAGCCGGTCCGCGATTATTTGCCGGAGTTTCGCCTCTCGGATGCCGTCGCCACCGAGCGCGTCACCATTCGCGATCTGCTCAGTCATCAGTCGGGGCTGCCAAGGCACGACTGGATTCATATGCCGGGCGACCTCTCGCCGGCCGAGATGCTACCCTTGATGCGGCATCTCGAGCTAAGTCGCGACATTCGCGCCGCCTGGCAATACAACAACCTTTGTTACAACGTTGCCGGTCTCCTGATCGAGCGGCTGAGCGGGCAGAGCTTTGAAGCTTTCCTGCGCAGGCGCCTCACGGATCGGCTCCGCATGAATGTGAGCTTTTCGGTGGACGAGCTCGAAGTCGGGCCTGAGCCGGCGCGGCCCTACATGATCGACGTCAATACGCGATTGCCGGCGTTGCGGCTGCCGATCCGCACCACCGCTGCCGGCGCCATCAACACGTCGGTGGCTGACCTCGCCAACTGGATGCGGCTGCATCTCGGCAAGGGCGAGTTCGCCGGCGAGCGCCTATTACCGGTGGAACTGATCGGGCAGCTGCACGCGCCGCTGGCGTTCGTCGCCAAGTCGGAGTTTTCCGAGTTCGGCCATGGGCATTACGCCCTCGGCTTCCAGACCAATACCTATCAAGGGGAGCGCATCGTCTCGCACAGCGGCGGCTGGATCGGCTGGGGCACGCTGATGACGCTGGGGCCGGACGCCGGCATCGGCGTGGCCGTGTTGACGAACCGCAGTCCAAGCGAGGTCACATCGATTCTGACGTATTATATCATCGACCGGCTGCGCGGACGTGAACCGGTCGATTGGCTCGCGCGCTTCCGCAAGATGCGAGACGACTTCATCGCACACATTCCGGCCGATAAAGAGGCGCGGGAGAAGACGCGCCACAAGGATACCAAGCCGGCCCACGAGCTGGCCGCCTATGCGGCCGACTACGCCCATCCAGCCTATGGCGTGATATCAATCCGCGAGCAGGAGGGCGCACTGCACTGGTCGTGGCGTGGCATGAGCGCGCCGCTGTCGCATCGGCATTTCGAGACATTCGTGACGCCGGAGATCGTCGGTGAGCTCCATCCGGACAATCTCCCCATCAGCTTCCAGACCGACCGCGACGGCAATATCGTGCACCTGTCGGCCCCCCTGGAGCCGATGGTGAAGGACATCGTGTTCGAGCGCCAGGCCGCCGGCGCTTGTACGGATCCTGCGTTTCGCCAGCGCTGTGCCGGGCATTTCAGGAGCGGAAGCGTGAACCACCACGTGATCCTCGACCCGGACGGCCGGCTGCTGCTGAAGCCCGACTTCCAGCCGACCTATCGTCTCGAGCCGCAGCAGGGGCGCAGGTTTAGCATCGTCGAGTTGGATGGTTTTGCCGTCGAGTTTCGCGGCGAACACGACCAAATCGATCAGATCGTGTTTCACCAGCCGAACGGTGTCTTCGTCGCCGACCGCATCGCGGATCAGGAGTGA